A section of the Pseudomonas fluorescens genome encodes:
- a CDS encoding metalloregulator ArsR/SmtB family transcription factor → MTEPLNPTTLFKCLADDTRAKISLLVVSEGELCVCELTAALDLSQPKISRHLALLRSAGLLLDRRQGQWVYYRLNPDLPAWVTAVLKEVVDANQQWLETEAKRLCGMNDRPINQAVCS, encoded by the coding sequence ATGACAGAACCCTTGAACCCCACCACCTTATTCAAGTGCCTGGCGGATGACACCCGAGCAAAAATTTCGCTGCTTGTCGTGAGTGAAGGTGAGCTGTGTGTATGCGAGCTAACGGCAGCACTCGACCTGAGTCAGCCGAAGATTTCTCGTCATTTGGCGCTGCTGCGCTCTGCCGGTTTGTTGTTGGATCGTCGCCAAGGCCAATGGGTGTACTACCGACTGAATCCTGATTTGCCCGCGTGGGTGACTGCAGTTTTGAAGGAAGTGGTAGACGCCAATCAGCAATGGCTGGAAACCGAGGCTAAGCGCCTCTGCGGCATGAACGACCGTCCGATCAACCAAGCCGTGTGTAGCTGA
- a CDS encoding arsenate reductase ArsC, with the protein MSPAIKVLFVCAANSARSLLAEALLRHTDPRFEAFSAGSEPSEVDPRTTQALEAVGVDATGLRSKSLSEFQADRFDYVITLCDKSASECLPMPGAGEVIAWDFPDPVTSDDPGAFRHSLHDIHERIKLFVLVKTKHLEDL; encoded by the coding sequence ATGAGCCCTGCTATCAAAGTGCTTTTCGTGTGCGCTGCCAACTCAGCCCGCTCCCTGCTTGCAGAGGCTTTGCTGCGGCACACCGACCCGCGCTTCGAGGCCTTCAGCGCAGGATCTGAACCGTCTGAGGTTGATCCGCGCACGACTCAGGCATTGGAGGCAGTTGGAGTAGACGCAACGGGCCTGCGCAGCAAGTCCCTCAGCGAATTTCAAGCTGATCGATTCGATTACGTAATCACTCTTTGTGATAAATCCGCAAGCGAGTGCCTACCAATGCCCGGCGCAGGTGAAGTCATTGCATGGGATTTTCCTGACCCAGTAACTAGCGATGATCCTGGCGCATTTCGCCACTCGCTCCACGACATCCACGAGCGCATCAAGCTCTTCGTTTTGGTCAAGACCAAACACCTGGAGGATCTATGA
- the arsN2 gene encoding arsenic resistance N-acetyltransferase ArsN2 yields MGKEMMIQATKIAGGQSQRFRDALKSADLPADDIDLPGRTFFEFSRNGETVGWGGFETHGTDGLLRSMVVEPAYRSKGVGAEVLRVIEAIGAEQGIARFHLLTTTASGFFELQGYAANQRGSAPLLISQTEQFRRLCPGSACYMCKALSANARK; encoded by the coding sequence ATGGGCAAGGAGATGATGATCCAGGCAACGAAAATAGCCGGAGGGCAGTCGCAGCGATTTCGCGATGCGCTGAAATCTGCTGACCTTCCAGCAGACGATATTGATCTTCCAGGCCGAACCTTTTTTGAGTTCTCACGGAATGGTGAGACTGTTGGATGGGGAGGGTTTGAAACGCATGGGACAGATGGATTGCTGCGCTCCATGGTCGTAGAGCCGGCGTACAGATCGAAAGGGGTTGGGGCTGAGGTGCTTCGAGTCATTGAAGCAATAGGCGCCGAGCAGGGAATCGCTCGTTTTCATTTGCTGACAACAACTGCATCAGGCTTTTTTGAGCTGCAGGGCTATGCAGCAAACCAACGAGGCTCTGCGCCGCTTCTGATTTCTCAGACGGAGCAGTTCAGGAGGCTTTGCCCTGGCTCGGCTTGCTACATGTGCAAAGCATTATCTGCGAATGCACGAAAGTAG